The following are from one region of the Magallana gigas chromosome 6, xbMagGiga1.1, whole genome shotgun sequence genome:
- the LOC105348543 gene encoding perilipin-2 isoform X2, producing the protein MYRRSIMEEEQQQQQEQFVTRLASLPVVSSAVTQACNMYQKTKESNQVFRTSLNLAESSIKSVAETSKPYLEKYQPQLETMNKIACSQLEKLEEKCPAITKPTDELVNDGKEACQAVLKPAVDCVNAVKQYGSDKYNQGKEQVEKVVQMGTNTVKSVKDMGMTVVSKSMETTYGQIVAGKMNDALTLSEDYINKYLPAEEEEEKENEDEKEEVEMDEYPQDPVTRAQALTTKVRRRMYKRAIREFKGIQMRSQENLQKLNFTVDLIQYAKTNMDSAKEKLGETVDAAQNKMSSTWKEIQAENPDLPDTVEGRTIAVARHVSQQLQQSVARVTSILPGSLQPAAVQERLQEAKNFTEDLYKSFQKVERYEDVPAWILTQTKERLTYLQDTLSFLTDKLLTGPLNWMGLKRKEEKVEEKVE; encoded by the exons ATGTACAGGAGAAGCATAATGGAAGAAGAACAGCAGCAACAACAGGAGCAGTTTGTCACCCGCTTGGCCAGTCTACCAGTGGTCAGCAGCGCGGTCACCCAGGCATGCAATATGTATCAGAAGACCAAGGAAAGCAACCAGGTGTTTCGCACTTCCCTGAATCTAGCCGAATCCAGCATCAAAAGCGTTGCTGAGACCTCCAAGCCTTATCTGGAGAAATACCAGCCTCAAT TGGAAACTATGAACAAGATAGCTTGCAGTCAGTTGGAGAAGCTAGAGGAGAAATGCCCTGCAATTACTAAGCCCACTGATGAG CTGGTGAATGATGGGAAGGAGGCTTGTCAAGCGGTCCTAAAGCCGGCCGTGGACTGCGTGAATGCAGTGAAGCAGTACGGTTCCGACAAGTACAACCAGGGAAAGGAACAG GTGGAAAAAGTTGTGCAGATGGGAACAAACACTGTTAAATCCGTGAAAGACATGGGAATGACTGTGGTCTCAAAGTCCATGGAAACGACTTACGGACAGATTGTGGCTGGCAAAATGAACGACGCCCTGACCCTGTCTGAGGACTACATCAACAAATACTTGCCCGCAGAGGAAGAGGAGGAGAAAGAGAATG AGGATGAAAAAGAGGAGGTAGAAATGGACGAGTACCCCCAGGACCCAGTGACCAGAGCCCAGGCCCTCACCACTAAGGTCAGACGCAGGATGTACAAGCGCGCCATCAGGGAGTTCAAGGGGATTCAGATGCGCAGCCAGGAAAACCTACAGAAGCTCAACTTCACTGTTGATTTG ATTCAGTATGCCAAGACAAATATGGACTCAGCTAAAGAGAAATTAGGAGAAACTGTGGATGCTGCTCAGAACAAGATGTCCAGTACCTGGAAAGAGATCCAGGCGGAGAACCCTGACCTTCCTGAT ACTGTAGAAGGCAGAACCATCGCAGTGGCTCGACATGTAAGCCAGCAGTTACAACAGAGTGTGGCAAGAGTAACCTCCATTTTACCAGGATCTCTTCAGCCTGCAGCTGTACAGGAAAGACTTCAGGAGGCCAAGAATTTCACAGAGGACCTGtacaaatcatttcaaaaa GTTGAAAGATATGAGGACGTCCCTGCCTGGATTCTGACCCAGACCAAGGAGAGGCTGACCTACTTACAGGACACCCTCAGTTTCCTGACGGACAAGTTACTGACCGGACCCCTCAACTGGATG GGTTTGAAAAGAAAGGAGGAAAAGGTTGAAGAAAAAGTAGAATAA
- the LOC105348542 gene encoding di-N-acetylchitobiase codes for MGREFFCPVTIVFVFSLIVCVVNGTKAPCPCATEQQCEVIKDDKRKEIFIFSLENSKDKWSRYDWSKVTTVVMVGYINLELMCFAHKHGARAVLIANFPKANLTNATDRSKWVKKNLQTVQKNYLDGINFDFEDFIEENRTDQRDGYTLLVNETFQTFKQANKNYQVTVDVAWSPVGVDSRFYDYLKLSYVSDFLFIMSYDEQSQIYGECVAGANSGFYKTLSGFYKYYEMGADLNKLVLGVPWYGYIYQCVSITKDNKCAIKHVPFRGVNCSDAAGHEINFSYIMTSLLPKSSTGRIWDKETLSPRFNFVNNTITYQIWYDDPESLALKYNISTYHGLRGVGMWNADAVDFAIDPQGAKGMWDALPVYPRNSS; via the exons ATGGGGAGGGAGTTTTTCTGTCCCGTTACTATCGTGTTTGTGTTTTCTCTGATTGTTTGTGTAGTTAACGGAACAAAAGCACCTTGTCCATGTGCCACAGAACAACAATGTGAGGTTATTAAGGATGACAAGCGCaaagag ATCTTCATATTTTCGTTGGAGAATAGTAAAGACAAATGGAGCCGTTATGACTGGTCGAAGGTGACCACTGTCGTCATGGTGGGCTATATAAACCTGGAACTGATGTGTTTCGCACATAAGCATGGAGCAAGGGCGGTTTTAATCG ccaACTTCCCAAAGGCAAATCTGACCAATGCGACAGATAGGAGTAAATGGGTCAAGAAAAATCTCCAGACTGTCCAGAAAAACTACCTCGATGGgatcaattttgattttgaggACTTTATTGAGGAGAACAGGACAGACCAGCGTGACGGTTACACTTTACTGGTTAACGAAACATTCCAGACATTCAAACAAGCCAACAAAAATTATCAG GTGACTGTGGATGTTGCATGGAGCCCAGTAGGAGTGGACAGTAGATTTTACGACTACCTGAAGCTGAGTTACGTCAGTGACTTCCTGTTCATCATGTCCTATGACGAACAAAGCCAGATTTACGGAGAATGCGTGGCGGGTGCCAATTCCGGGTTTTACAAAACTTTATCTG GTTTTTATAAGTACTATGAGATGGGGGCTGATTTAAACAAGTTGGTATTGGGAGTTCCGTGGTATGGTTACATTTACCAGTGTGTGAGCATTACAAAG gATAACAAGTGTGCTATAAAACATGTCCCATTCAGGGGCGTCAACTGCAGTGACGCGGCGGGTCATGAAATTAACTTCAgttacattatgacgtcattactTCCTAAATCTTCAACGGGGAGGATTTGGGACAAGGAAACTCTATCACCTcgctttaattttgttaataat ACTATCACATACCAAATATGGTACGATGACCCAGAAAGCCTCGCTTTGAAGTACAACATTAGCACGTACCACGGTTTACGCGGGGTGGGGATGTGGAATGCTGACGCCGTGGATTTCGCCATTGACCCACAGGGCGCCAAAGGAATGTGGGACGCCCTCCCAGTCTACCCACGGAATTCATCTTGA
- the LOC105348543 gene encoding perilipin-2 isoform X1 translates to MYRRSIMEEEQQQQQEQFVTRLASLPVVSSAVTQACNMYQKTKESNQVFRTSLNLAESSIKSVAETSKPYLEKYQPQLETMNKIACSQLEKLEEKCPAITKPTDELVNDGKEACQAVLKPAVDCVNAVKQYGSDKYNQGKEQVEKVVQMGTNTVKSVKDMGMTVVSKSMETTYGQIVAGKMNDALTLSEDYINKYLPAEEEEEKENEDEKEEVEMDEYPQDPVTRAQALTTKVRRRMYKRAIREFKGIQMRSQENLQKLNFTVDLIQYAKTNMDSAKEKLGETVDAAQNKMSSTWKEIQAENPDLPDTVEGRTIAVARHVSQQLQQSVARVTSILPGSLQPAAVQERLQEAKNFTEDLYKSFQKVERYEDVPAWILTQTKERLTYLQDTLSFLTDKLLTGPLNWMSPDLEELSLEEPEYHPECNGHVPNLTTDEAGRFVMN, encoded by the exons ATGTACAGGAGAAGCATAATGGAAGAAGAACAGCAGCAACAACAGGAGCAGTTTGTCACCCGCTTGGCCAGTCTACCAGTGGTCAGCAGCGCGGTCACCCAGGCATGCAATATGTATCAGAAGACCAAGGAAAGCAACCAGGTGTTTCGCACTTCCCTGAATCTAGCCGAATCCAGCATCAAAAGCGTTGCTGAGACCTCCAAGCCTTATCTGGAGAAATACCAGCCTCAAT TGGAAACTATGAACAAGATAGCTTGCAGTCAGTTGGAGAAGCTAGAGGAGAAATGCCCTGCAATTACTAAGCCCACTGATGAG CTGGTGAATGATGGGAAGGAGGCTTGTCAAGCGGTCCTAAAGCCGGCCGTGGACTGCGTGAATGCAGTGAAGCAGTACGGTTCCGACAAGTACAACCAGGGAAAGGAACAG GTGGAAAAAGTTGTGCAGATGGGAACAAACACTGTTAAATCCGTGAAAGACATGGGAATGACTGTGGTCTCAAAGTCCATGGAAACGACTTACGGACAGATTGTGGCTGGCAAAATGAACGACGCCCTGACCCTGTCTGAGGACTACATCAACAAATACTTGCCCGCAGAGGAAGAGGAGGAGAAAGAGAATG AGGATGAAAAAGAGGAGGTAGAAATGGACGAGTACCCCCAGGACCCAGTGACCAGAGCCCAGGCCCTCACCACTAAGGTCAGACGCAGGATGTACAAGCGCGCCATCAGGGAGTTCAAGGGGATTCAGATGCGCAGCCAGGAAAACCTACAGAAGCTCAACTTCACTGTTGATTTG ATTCAGTATGCCAAGACAAATATGGACTCAGCTAAAGAGAAATTAGGAGAAACTGTGGATGCTGCTCAGAACAAGATGTCCAGTACCTGGAAAGAGATCCAGGCGGAGAACCCTGACCTTCCTGAT ACTGTAGAAGGCAGAACCATCGCAGTGGCTCGACATGTAAGCCAGCAGTTACAACAGAGTGTGGCAAGAGTAACCTCCATTTTACCAGGATCTCTTCAGCCTGCAGCTGTACAGGAAAGACTTCAGGAGGCCAAGAATTTCACAGAGGACCTGtacaaatcatttcaaaaa GTTGAAAGATATGAGGACGTCCCTGCCTGGATTCTGACCCAGACCAAGGAGAGGCTGACCTACTTACAGGACACCCTCAGTTTCCTGACGGACAAGTTACTGACCGGACCCCTCAACTGGATG tctCCGGACCTGGAGGAGCTGAGCCTTGAAGAGCCAGAGTATCATCCCGAGTGTAACGGGCACGTGCCCAACCTGACGACGGACGAGGCCGGACGATTCGTCATGAACTGA